A section of the Chlorocebus sabaeus isolate Y175 chromosome 13, mChlSab1.0.hap1, whole genome shotgun sequence genome encodes:
- the MCHR2 gene encoding melanin-concentrating hormone receptor 2, translating into MNPFHSSCWNTSAELSNKSCNKEFAYQTASVVDTVILPSMIGIICSTGLVGNILIVFTIIRSRKKTVPDIYICNLAVADLVHIIGMPFLVHQWARGGEWVFGGPLCTIITSLDTCNQFACSAIMTVMSVDRYFALVQPFRLTSWRTRYKTIRINLGLWAASFILALPVWIYSKVIKFKDGVESCAFDLTSPDDVLWYTLYLTITTFFFPLPLILVCYISILCYTWEMYQQNKDARCCNPSVPKQRVMKLTKMVLVLVAVFILSAAPYHVIQLVNLQMEQPTLAFYVGYYLSICLSYASSSINPFLYILLSGNFQKRLPQIQRRVTDKEIKNMGNTLKSHF; encoded by the exons ATGAATCCATTTCACTCATCTTGTTGGAACACCTCTGCCGAACTTTCAAACAAATCCTGTAATAAAGAGTTTGCTTATCAAACTGCCAGTGTTGTAGATACAGTCATCCTCCCTTCCATGATTGGGATTATCTGTTCAACAGGGCTGGTTGGCAACATCCTCATTGTATTCACTATAATAAG GTCCAGGAAAAAAACAGTCCCTGACATCTATATCTGCAACCTGGCTGTGGCTGATTTGGTCCACATCATTGGAATGCCTTTTCTTGTTCACCAGTGGGCCCGAGGGGGAGAGTGGGTATTTGGGGGGCCTCTCTGCACCATCATCACATCCCTGGATACTTGTAACCAATTTGCCTGTAGTGCCATCATGACTGTAATGAGTGTGGACAG GTACTTTGCCCTCGTCCAACCATTTCGACTGACAAGTTGGAGAACAAGGTACAAGACCATCCGGATCAATTTGGGCCTTTGGGCAGCTTCCTTTATCCTGGCATTGCCTGTCTGGATCTACTCGAAGGTCATCAAATTTAAAGACGGTGTCGAGAGTTGTGCTTTTGATTTGACATCCCCTGATGATGTACTCTG gtatACACTTTATTTGAcaataacaactttttttttccctctacccTTGATTTTGGTGTGCTATATTTCAATTTTATGCTATACTTGGGAGATGTATCAACAGAATAAGGATGCCAGATG TTGCAATCCCAGCGTACCAAAACAGAGAGTGATGAAGTTGACAAAgatggtgctggtgctggtggcAGTCTTTATCCTAAGTGCTGCCCCTTATCATGTGATACAACTGGTGAACTTACAGATGGAACAGCCCACACTGGCCTTCTATGTGGGTTATTACCTCTCCATCTGTCTCAGCTATGCCAGCAGCAGCATTaacccttttctctacatcctgcTGAGTGGAAATTTCCAGAAACGTCTGCCTCAAATCCAAAGGAGAGTGACTGACAAGGAAATCAAAAATATGGGAAACACTCTGAAATCACACTTTTAG